A single genomic interval of Helianthus annuus cultivar XRQ/B chromosome 13, HanXRQr2.0-SUNRISE, whole genome shotgun sequence harbors:
- the LOC110902194 gene encoding uncharacterized protein LOC110902194 translates to MKENEAVADFFSRVMQIVNNKRAYGEEVSDQHVIVKVFHSLPSMWDHVVTAIEESQDLTTLSFDQLMGSLQSHERRVNRSNDTVKEEQAFPVVVEEYATPTRGRGQCWAEPQTHAMVNDEKVEDEEPQLFMAFELDETRIEEGAKALVVGQDSNVRGSFVWYLDSGCSNHMIGKRSLIQSLDESKKVSVRMGNGKCIKVKGQGTIMFEVSSGVSYSLSQVQYAPALGYNLLSVGQLMRAGYWLVFDDDACNITNKRTRELMCTIPMAENNVFPYNVAQHHPTSFAAIIPVDSSL, encoded by the exons ATGAAGGAGAATGAAGCCGTCGCTGATTTCTTTTCTAGGGTTATGCAGATTGTGAATAACAAAAGGGCTTACGGTGAAGAAGTTTCTGATCAACATGTCATTGTGAAAGTGTTTCATAGTTTGCCATCAATGTGGGACCACGTTGTTACTGCAATTGAAGAGTCTCAAGACCTGACAACCTTATCCTTCGATCAACTCATGGGGTCTCTTCAATCTCATGAAAGAAGAGTGAATCGATCGAATGACACGGTTAAGGAGGAACAGGCTTTTCCGGTAGTAGTTGAAGAGTATGCTACACCAACTCGAGGAAGAGGAC AATGTTGGGCAGAGCCGCAGACTCATGCTATGGTgaatgatgaaaaagttgaagatGAAGAACCACAGTTGTTCATGGCATTTGAACTGGATGAGACTAGGATTGAAGAAGGTGCCAAAGCACTTGTGGTTGGTCAAGATAGCAATGTTCGAGGAAGCTTTGTGTGGTACCTGGATAGTGGGTGCTCAAATCATATGATAGGGAAACGATCCCTGATTCAATCTCTGGATGAAAGCAAGAAAGTTTCAGTTAGGATGGGAAATGGCAAGTGTATCAAAGTTAAAGGTCAAGGAACGATCATGTTTGAGGTCTCATCAGGGGTGTCTTATTCGTTGTCTCAGGTTCAGTATGCTCCTGCCCTTGGTTATAATCTGCTGAGTGTTGGTCAGTTAATGAGGGCTGGATATTGGTTGGTTTTTGATGATGATGCATGCAATATTACAAACAAAAGAACGAGAGAGTTGATGTGTACTATACCTATGGCTGAGAACAATGTTTTTCCTTATAATGTTGCTCAACATCATCCAACATCCTTCGCTGCTATCATTCCAGTTGACTCATCTCTTTAG